A single Desulfovibrio piger DNA region contains:
- a CDS encoding DNA polymerase IV → MRSLPDPFPRIILHLDMDAFFASVEQMDHPEWRGKPVIIGGGTRGVVSTASYEARRFGVHSAMPVTTARRLCPQAVFVRGNRRRYAELSGRIMAALQDFSPLVEPASIDEAYLDATGLERLFGPVERLVPAIKARVREVTGGLTCSVGAAPVKFLAKICSDINKPDGICILRPEDVDGFLGGLDVRRLPGVGRRMVAELEALGIRRVEQLRRYSPELLEQRFGKWGRELHARARGIDPRPVVPEHEAKSESAETTFARDTRDREFLKTMLLGHAERVGASLRRHGLRGRTVTLKIKFADFRQITRSRTLPDATDSTETIYETGTALLEAQALPQPVRLIGLGVSGFGSAPTQELLPGVFRGVQGRDPEREARRRRLDAALDSLRDRFGKQAVQRGRLFRPRDDGEDD, encoded by the coding sequence ATGCGGTCTTTGCCTGATCCTTTCCCGCGCATCATCCTGCATCTGGACATGGATGCCTTCTTCGCCTCCGTGGAGCAGATGGATCACCCGGAATGGCGCGGCAAGCCGGTCATCATCGGCGGCGGGACGCGCGGTGTGGTCTCCACCGCCTCCTATGAGGCGCGGCGCTTCGGCGTGCATTCGGCCATGCCCGTGACCACGGCCCGGCGGCTGTGCCCGCAGGCCGTCTTCGTGCGCGGCAACCGGCGGCGCTATGCGGAGCTATCCGGCCGCATCATGGCCGCCCTGCAGGATTTCTCGCCGCTGGTGGAACCGGCCAGCATCGACGAGGCCTATCTGGACGCCACCGGCCTGGAACGCCTGTTCGGCCCTGTGGAGCGGCTCGTCCCGGCCATCAAGGCCCGGGTGCGCGAGGTCACCGGCGGCCTGACCTGTTCCGTGGGCGCGGCGCCGGTCAAGTTCCTGGCCAAGATCTGTTCGGATATCAACAAGCCCGACGGCATCTGCATCCTGCGGCCGGAAGACGTGGACGGCTTTCTGGGCGGGCTGGACGTGCGCCGTCTGCCCGGAGTGGGCAGGCGCATGGTGGCCGAGCTGGAGGCCCTGGGCATCCGCCGCGTGGAGCAGCTGCGCCGCTACAGCCCGGAACTGCTGGAACAGCGCTTCGGCAAATGGGGACGGGAGCTGCACGCCCGGGCCCGGGGCATCGACCCCAGGCCGGTGGTGCCCGAACACGAGGCCAAGAGCGAGAGCGCCGAGACCACCTTTGCCCGCGACACCCGCGACCGGGAGTTCCTCAAGACCATGCTCCTCGGCCATGCCGAGCGCGTGGGGGCCTCGCTGCGCCGCCACGGCCTGCGCGGCCGCACCGTGACCCTCAAGATCAAGTTCGCGGATTTCCGCCAGATCACCCGCTCCCGCACCCTGCCCGACGCCACGGACAGCACCGAGACCATCTACGAGACCGGCACCGCCCTGCTGGAGGCCCAGGCCCTGCCCCAGCCGGTGCGGCTCATCGGCCTGGGCGTGTCCGGCTTCGGCAGCGCCCCCACCCAGGAACTGCTGCCCGGCGTGTTCCGCGGCGTGCAGGGCCGCGACCCCGAGCGGGAGGCCCGGCGCCGCCGTCTGGACGCCGCCCTGGACAGCCTGCGGGACAGATTCGGCAAACAGGCCGTCCAGCGCGGCCGCCTGTTCCGTCCACGCGATGATGGCGAGGATGATTAG
- a CDS encoding HesA/MoeB/ThiF family protein has product MTPITSPSPDGGGCAAAFLPWTASGRRERLGAFLRGGSLAAWAGPHVLRRAADGTAFVGGAAIRQLAAGAVLPEREVMVALLQDGIWPERFRRNYGVFSADAMVRLLQTRVFVLGCGGLGGHVASLLARLGVGGLRLCDSDIFEESNLNRQYFCTESTLGQPKAAVTARGLHDMAGHLALDVRHVEADEKNLPDMLQGMDAALDCLDDLALKMLLEERSAAAGVPFVHGSVLRAEGFARAARSGRLHLRELYASGLTGEEAGSARHEGVIATAPAGVACLMVSLCLRLLLRPDAGDSALFHADLSVPELERFEF; this is encoded by the coding sequence ATGACACCCATCACATCGCCATCCCCTGATGGGGGAGGATGCGCCGCGGCGTTCCTGCCCTGGACGGCGTCCGGGAGGCGGGAGCGCCTCGGCGCGTTCCTGCGCGGCGGCTCTCTGGCCGCATGGGCCGGGCCGCATGTGCTGCGCCGGGCAGCGGACGGCACGGCCTTCGTCGGCGGCGCCGCCATCCGGCAGCTGGCCGCGGGGGCCGTCCTTCCCGAACGGGAGGTGATGGTCGCGCTCCTGCAAGACGGCATCTGGCCGGAACGCTTCCGTAGAAACTACGGCGTTTTTTCCGCCGATGCAATGGTCCGTCTGTTGCAAACCCGTGTCTTCGTGCTGGGCTGCGGCGGCCTGGGGGGACATGTGGCCTCCCTGCTGGCGCGTCTGGGCGTGGGGGGCCTGCGGCTGTGCGACAGCGACATCTTCGAGGAGAGCAACCTCAATCGTCAGTATTTCTGCACGGAAAGCACGCTGGGACAGCCCAAGGCCGCGGTCACGGCGCGCGGCCTGCACGACATGGCGGGCCATCTGGCCCTGGACGTGCGGCATGTGGAAGCGGATGAAAAAAATTTGCCGGACATGCTGCAAGGTATGGATGCGGCCCTGGACTGTCTGGACGACCTTGCGCTGAAAATGTTACTGGAAGAACGTTCCGCCGCGGCGGGGGTGCCGTTCGTGCACGGCTCCGTGCTGCGGGCCGAGGGTTTCGCACGCGCGGCCCGTTCCGGGCGCCTGCACCTGCGGGAACTCTACGCCTCCGGGCTGACCGGCGAGGAAGCGGGCAGCGCCCGCCACGAAGGCGTCATCGCCACGGCCCCGGCCGGGGTGGCCTGCCTGATGGTCTCCCTGTGCCTGCGCCTGCTGCTGCGGCCCGATGCCGGGGATTCGGCCCTGTTCCATGCCGATCTTTCCGTGCCGGAACTGGAACGCTTCGAATTTTAG
- a CDS encoding MoaD/ThiS family protein, whose product MSILVKLSTTLRDYVPGYDPEAGITLDAPEDATAADVARMVGLPLEEIKIVMINGRQKEVQSKICDGARVAFFPAVGGG is encoded by the coding sequence ATGAGCATACTCGTCAAACTGAGCACGACCCTGCGGGACTATGTCCCGGGATATGACCCGGAAGCGGGGATAACGCTTGATGCGCCCGAAGACGCCACGGCTGCCGATGTGGCAAGGATGGTGGGACTGCCGCTGGAAGAGATAAAAATCGTCATGATCAACGGGCGTCAAAAAGAGGTCCAGAGCAAGATATGCGACGGTGCTCGTGTGGCCTTTTTTCCTGCTGTCGGAGGAGGTTAG